One window of the Megalops cyprinoides isolate fMegCyp1 chromosome 2, fMegCyp1.pri, whole genome shotgun sequence genome contains the following:
- the gyg1b gene encoding glycogenin-1b, whose protein sequence is MADQAFVTLATNDNYARGAMVLGKSLRSHKTSRKLVALIGPHVSDPARKVLHKIFDEVRLVDVLDSGDTAHLAMLKRPDLGVTFTKLHCWTLTHYSKCVFMDADTMVVSNVDELFDRDELSAAPDPGWPDCFNSGVFVFRPSKDTYEKLLKFCTEHGSFDGGDQGVLNSFFSNWATADISKHLPFIYNLSSIAIYTYLPAFKQYGGNAKVVHFLGKTKPWGYTYDTKARRVRGDIHESSSHPTFLLRWWELYSQTVLPLLFEAYGDQPFHSGCVEGENGDGMSLSHHAMPMISSEERKLRWEQGQADYMGMDSFENIQKKLDSFLK, encoded by the exons ACCAAGCATTTGTGACGTTGGCCACAAATGATAACTATGCAAGGGGGGCAATGGTGCTCGGCAAATCACTACGGAGCCACAAGACGTCCAGGAAGCTGGTGGCACTGATTGGTCCTCATGTGTCAGACCCTGCCAG GAAAGTGCTTCACAAGATCTTTGACGAAGTCAGGCTCGTGGACGTGCTGGACAGTGGGGACACCGCACACCTGGCCATGCTGAAGAGGCCAGACCTTGGCGTCACCTTCACCAAGCTCCACTGCTGGACGCTGACGCACTACTCTAAATGTGTCTTCATGGATGCGGACACGATG GTGGTGTCAAACGTGGACGAGTTGTTTGACAGGGACGAGCTGTCTGCTGCCCCGGACCCCGGCTGGCCAGACTGCTTCAACTCCGGCGTGTTTGTGTTCCGTCCTTCCAAGGACACCTACGAGAAACTCCTCAAGTTCTGTACAGAGCACGGCAGCTTTGATG GTGGGGACCAGGGAGTTTTAAACAGCTTTTTCAGCAACTGGGCAACAGCAGACATATCGAAACACCTCCCCTTCATTTACAACCTCAGCAGCATAGCTATCTACACTTATCTTCCGGCATTCAAGCA GTACGGAGGCAACGCCAAGGTGGTCCACTTCCTGGGGAAAACCAAGCCGTGGGGCTACACGTACGACACCAAAGCGAGGCGCGTCCGGGGGGACATCCACGAGTCGTCCTCGCACCCCACCTTCCTGCTGAGGTGGTGGGAGCTGTACTCCCAGACCGTGCTGCCCTTGCTGTTCGAGGCTTACGGAGACCAGCCCTTCCACTCCGGATGCGTTGAA gGTGAAAACGGCGATGGAATGtcactttcccatcatgcaatgCCCATGATCTCCTCAGAAGAGCGGAAACTGAGGTGGGAGCAGGGCCAAGCAGACTACATGGGAATGGACTCTTTTGAGAATATACAGAAAAAGCTTGACTCTTTCCTCAAATAA
- the bdh1 gene encoding D-beta-hydroxybutyrate dehydrogenase, mitochondrial — translation MASLPLIRAAFLVLFSISLTLVLGFGLPSALNFIARCLGLPEASVTECIVVVYLFFVFYVVLPPIPRGSVKTEGKAVFITGCDTGFGFALAKHLHKLGFTVFAGCLLKDKGGDGSRELEELHSERMKVVQLDVCSEEQVTRAVEFVRANLEDPEKGLWALVNNAGVSTFGEVEFTSMETYKQMSEVNLWGTIRVTKALLPLIRRAKGRVVNLASMYGRMGNALRSPYCVSKYGVEAFSDCLRYEMKPWGVKVIVVEPGNFIMATGILTRDIVDATASKMWREADPGVQEDYGKARFEQRVAVVRSYCGSGLKDMAPVLNDITDAIRSCHPFTRYNPMEVHWWIRMQAMTHLPAAISDWLYF, via the exons ATGGCTTCGCTCCCGCTAATCAGAGCTGCGTTTCTTGTGCTGTTTTCCATATCGTTGACGTTGGTGTTGGGCTTTGGGCTACCCTCTGCTTTGAACTTTATCGCAAGGTGCTTGGGGCTTCCTGAGGCCAGCGTGACCGAATGCATAGTGGTGGTGTATTTGTTCTTCGTGTTTTACGTCGTGCTGCCCCCAATTCCCAGGGGATCCGTGAAG acagagggaaaggcaGTGTTCATTACAGGCTGCGACACTGGGTTTGGGTTTGCCTTGGCAAAGCACCTCCATAAACTGGGCTTTACTGTGTTCGCTGGATGTCTTCTTAAG GATAAGGGTGGAGATGGGTccagggagctggaggagctgcactcAGAGCGGATGAAGGTGGTCCAGCTGGACGTGTGCAGCGAAGAGCAGGTGACCCGGGCCGTGGAGTTTGTCCGAGCAAACCTGGAGGACCCAGAGAAAG GTCTGTGGGCCTTGGTGAACAATGCGGGAGTGTCCACCTTCGGGGAGGTGGAGTTCACCAGCATGGAGACATACAAGCAAATGTCAGAGGTCAACCTGTGGGGCACCATCCGGGTCACCAAAGCCCTGCTGCCCCTCATACGAAGGGCGAAAG GTCGGGTGGTCAACCTGGCCAGCATGTACGGGCGGATGGGCAACGCCCTCCGATCACCCTACTGCGTCTCCAAGTATGGCGTGGAGGCCTTCTCCGACTGCCTGCGCTACGAGATGAAGCCGTGGGGCGTCAAGGTCATCGTCGTCGAGCCTGGGAACTTCATCATGGCCACGGGCATCCTCACCCGCGACATCGTGGACGCCACGGCCAGCAAGATGTGGAGGGAGGCGGACCCCGGGGTGCAGGAGGATTATGGGAAGGCCCGCTTCGAGCAGCGAGTGGCTGTGGTGCGCTCCTACTGTGGCAGTGGGCTGAAGGACATGGCCCCCGTCCTGAACGACATCACGGATGCCATCCGCTCCTGCCACCCGTTCACCCGCTACAACCCCATGGAGGTGCACTGGTGGATCCGCATGCAGGCCATGACCCACCTGCCGGCCGCCATCTCCGATTGGCTGTATTTCTGA